Within Bactrocera oleae isolate idBacOlea1 chromosome 6, idBacOlea1, whole genome shotgun sequence, the genomic segment ACACGCTCTACAAAGTGTTTGCTGCCATTAAAATTCTTATGTTTGATAGCAACTTAGATCTCTTGAGGGTAGGGTTGTCTATCAAACATTCCTATAGCGATATAAGAGCAAAATAGCCAGCGTTGTATAATGATGGCTTTGAAAAAATCTATCGACTATTTAATTATAGGTGGACATTGaagaaagattttcaaaaatattgtaatctCGAAAGGCAAGTAGATGATAACTGACAGACTTTGATGGTTCCTGAGATCTTCGCGAAATGCACGGAAGGACATAGCCTAGATATCAATCCAGAGAAAACAGAAATCTGTGTTTTTACAAGAAAGACAAAAACTTCGCAATTTAGTCTCCCCTCTTCAAAGGGTGACTTTCGAGCTCTGTCAAATATCTCGGAGTTATCCTAGCTAAAAAACTAAGCTAGAGATAAAGCATTGAGAGTAAAGCTTACAAAGCTCTTCAAATATTGAACTACCGCAGCGCATTCAAACGTATGGTGCGATGGTATGGTGGATGGCATTATAGAAAAAGGGCCGTTTTATCACGCCTAGAACAGGTGCAACGGTAGAAAAGTAGATTTGGAGAATGCAGAGCATGCGCGAAGGATGATTAGACGCTGGAATATTATCTATGAGAATGCCCAGCGCTCAGCTGCATGAGACGTCTCCTAATGCTCCAACTTAAAAGACATTGGGACTGAGTTGTTGGGTAAGGCTTAATTTGGTTACCGACTGGGAGCACAATGGGCCTAATAATGAGCTAAGTACGACCGCCTGTGTGTCTTTTCCACTAACCAATCTAAAACTAAATTGTTACTTaagaaaaatctaaattttcgtAGTCAAAAAATTCTCTGAAAAATTATatgtgttatatatgtatattaataaaactataactatatatattacatataagcTTTCGGAATTTTAGTTAATCAAAATATGTGGTATAATTTTCAGTCTATAAATCATAATCTTGGAGAAGTCTGAAAAACTATTCTGTTGAAAGATTTAATGAGGTCAACTAATCAACTATTAAGCAATAACTTTCATATTCGATATCCAAGCAGAATATTGTAATTATACACTAAATTTATTACTAAAAGCAAAGAGTacgcataaaaattaaattagcacgataatttcataaatttcatttaattcgcAATTAAAAATGCTTCTAACGAGTCGGCAAATCAAAGCGAGTCGACGCATAAAGCAAAGCGCGCGCTGTTCAACGCCTAGTGTCGCACCTACGattcatataaattaaattcaagaCATGTAATGAATACACAAATGAACTAAATACACGCACGAACggcaaagagaaaaaaaatatatataaaatatataaagttggaGCTAATTGAATTCCGTGCGCATAGAGCTGCAACCGTTACGCAAAATTGGCAAAATGTGTTTCTGCCTATTTTGGTTTCGCTTTCACACGCACTTTTGGGCACGGAATTAAATTAAAGGCAGCAAGCAAATGGCATGAACAATCATAATTATATTAGTAGTTGTGTTAAATGGATATTCGCAAAACTTGATGGATCTGTGTGTGTAGTGCGTGTGCGTAACGgtaatgtacttgtatatatgtgtgttggtgtgtgcgTAAAATGATTGAATATTTGACATTTGCAAATTGGCGTGTGACAAAATTGAATTAGCTGTCAATGAAGAGAGTTAATGGCACTCAAGAGGTCTaatgaattttttgtgaaaaaaaaattggaaaatatttaatttggtcACTTTTACTACCTGGAAGGGGTTCGCTACTTTGGAGATTTTCAATACTTGTAATCGCCCATTCTTTATGAGCTTGCTAGTTAGTTTAAACGTTATCGATACGCTAGTTCTCTGCTCGTTAAATTTGAGCTtagctctcttgtcaaaaatttttttatatgaaagcaacaacaagttgGAATTCAGTAGAGAATAGTAAGTAGATTTCGCTTTTAAACTGTTATAAatgtttgtaattaaatttcaatttgattATGCCAATAATATATTGcgcagggtataatagttttttgatAAAACCAATGTCAAAGGCTTGCCACATAATTTTATTCAgaacatttatataacataaaattttgcgaaaaaagGAAGTATAACGGGTAAGATATATTTAAAGTTAAGAATTCATATGCGAAATATGATGAAATTTTTGTGTTAGAGTTGccactttattttaaataaaaataataataacttaaattaaatgaatagtaagtctaatattataattaattcgGGCAGAAAACATTGAcagttttctaaaaatttaattatgtataacaGGTAACAGGGCTGCCacctttttaaacttttaataacatgttaccaaaaaaattacaaaattgcgAAACAGTCATAGAATTGTtgctttttaagaaaataaatataaggaaAAAGTTGCGATACTACGGAGTtgccatatattaaaaaaataaaattatttaaaaatagtacactaaaatattgtataatatcgCTTCAATTTTCTtggctttttaaaaaaataattaatattgctttaataaaaatctatattggctaaaaaattgttttcaaaaatttgtctAATTTCCTTctgcaattaaattaatttcctttcaaattgtattgtatatacatatctatatccTCACTGTTAACATATCTTGACTTTTTTGCCgctgtttattaaattaattaccgCCATAAGCCCTTTCGAACATCACAAAGTAAAGATCTTATCACACTTGACCTCTCAACTGAGTTTTTGTGCAGAACTTGTCATTACACACCGGATTTGAGTATACTACTGTATGCTTTGATTTCCAATTGACAGGGGTTTGTATGCGCTGACTAAAAAGAGTTCAGTTTTTGGCGAAATTCAAAGAAAGAAGTATCCCAAAGCACTTGCTAtgaatatttgttgttatttttgttttgcttatattATTCGCTTCACGATTTGCTGCTAGAGAACAGTAGCATTTCAATGGCCTTTTGTCACTTAGCGATAATTTATCGCGCGCGCCCGCAATTGATGAAGGTGAAAGGCGGTGGAAAAAGCAAGGACTCCTTGACTGTCAACAACTACCTCCAGCGCATAGTGCTCTTAAGTTGCTTAGCGTATAAAAGACCCACGACCCGCTTTATATCGACAAAGTCACTTCGACAGCTGTTCATGCGAAGCTATCTTATTAGCTTATCTACTTATTGCAGAAAACGGTAAACAATTGCATTTTGTATGTTTGCAGCCTTGTAAAGCTTGAAAAGggttaatttatatacataaatacatacattttatagcGATCAATGAGTGCAATATATTTGCTGATTTATAAAATGATTTTGGGGGTTTGAAAAGAGAAttcaatttacttattttttatttatgtcgcaatatattttcgggttacaggaaaaatttgaaaaaaaaaatactgaatttaatttaaaattaggcTTGAACTTATTAATTTTGTGACTTAAACTAAAGAAGCTaaccatatataaaatatcattcTCTTCCAAGCTGTTGAAAGTACttttgactttaaaccgttataCCTTATAATTCTTCAAAGGCTTGCCACGGTTATAAGTGAATCaggaataaaagaaattaaatatcgtaataaaaatataagaaatagtaGTAAGACACAAAATAGTACTtacttacaatttttgaaaaagaaaatcataaaaattgaaaaaaaaaaatacatggaAACTTTGTCAGCATTTTAAGTTACAAAAACCAGCACACCGAGAGCAAATCGCATTTATTGAGGTCAGCTGCGGAAAGGTGAGCATTCGCTGACTCCGTGTACGCTGCGCCAGTTTGGCAAGCTTTTCCGTTAGCCAAAAAGCTGAAAGCGTGAAAGTGAAGCCAGTAAGTAACGGGGAGTAATAAGCAACAGTACATAAGTGGGAAAATGTACAGGGCATGCTCCTTTTTGCCGTTTTTGCTTGCTTTGTTCGCATTTATGCAGTTCTTTGCATGCCAAAAGTCGACACGCGGTCGGGTCGTAAATCACTTAAGCGTGTAAGTTGCCAAAAAAGTCAAAGCGCTGCTTTGTaggatttttggttttttttttgatgttttctttatatttctttaagttACTATTATACGTAAATGCAAAATTTGATTGTGTTATCAATAAAGGAAGGTTGTTGATTTTTTACTTGTTCATCACATACTAAATGTGAACCTAGTTGGAGCGattatgtacatttttttttaattcggtgCAATAGGGTCTTTAGACGTCGTTAGAACTTTACGTATACTATAGTATCGGAGAATGCTGCAAAATTCTAACTGAAACAAAAATCGAATCCAGATTCCTACACACCACAAGTACCATATTCAATTAGACGACAATTTAAGATTtgaaaaatggtatttttgtaaCGAGTAACACTCGTTAATCTATAGATCTTCTAATCTCCCGACTCGATGAGCTATAACCTCTTAAAAGGCTACGGAGATGTCTGTAGATCCCACGATATCTAAAACTGATAAGCTTTATCACCTGAATTGTGTTCAATTGCGCCTTGTCTTATCCTTTTTTCATATCTTAAAGATACCCGAAACTAGCGAATGCCTTTTAATATGCGTAATCAGGACCTCAAACACTTGTAAGCGTAAACTTTCAGATAAATCACAAAACAGATTTGTAATGTGCTCAAGGTTTTGTCGACTTATAAGATCGAATGTACCCCCGTATTTGTTTTGATTGcttcacaaaatactatatatagtAGTGCGCACCTTCCCacactaacctaacctaaactaaAGCGCTCAacgattaaaataattaactaaaaGCTGAAATTGTACTTTGTAATTgtaaaataacagcaaatatcgACATAATATGCAAGcaattaacttaaattaaaaaaattcgtgTTCATAATAGCTACATAATCAGaccatttattgtatttttaataacccaagCTATGTTTTAAATGCACACGAACTGTGTTGCGCTCAGTTTTGCTTACGAATCTAGCCAAAAAAGCAGCGATGCGCAATTGTGaagtttttattacaatttcattTTATCTACTTATTGGCCGTACATATGTGGTAAACATTTTGAAACAATCACATAACAAAGataatttatttcttacttCCATAGTGCAATCAGGAAATGACCGCCATTCGCACGAAGATTTACGACCACAACGTAGTGGAGGAATTCAATTACACGCTTGTACCCTTTCAAGGTCACTATGCAATTAGCAGTCGAgtcatctataaaattgatataaATAATGTGCTTTTGTTGCTGACCTTTGATTTGGGGCGTGATGGTCAGCCCCCTTATCGCATGTTGAAAAAGAAAATAGATATGTGCATATTTCTCGAGGGCTCCTACAAGTATATGCCTATCGCCAACACAgtgttaaagaaattaaaaaaaattaaaaattttccaaaaagttGCCCACTGAAAGCGGTAAGTGAGTGAGTTTAAGCGCTTGAAAGAGGCTACAATTTGtagaaacttaattttttttaaacttttttcgcaGTCTCAGCCCTTAATACTAGAGTCGTTTGTTGTAAGCTGGCAGCAGTTGCCAGTTTATCTGCCTAATATGAGCTTTACTGTGACGGCAGTGTTTTCTACAAATGGCAAAAAGTTTTCGGAAATCATCGTAAATGGTGTAACATCGCAGAATTGagtttaattttgaataaaatttttgattcttACAATTTCAGCATAACTATGTGTTTTTATTAACTCGGGTTTAGAGAATTTATTGTTCTTCTGTAGATTGGTTAATTGAGTTTAAATGCCAGTTTAAGTGTGATTTTGAGCTATAATATGAGTGCGAGTTTGAGTTAAAATATGAGTTGGAGTTAGAGTTTCACTAAAAATATAGCTCATTGTTAAGTGGGAccttgttataaatatttgagtttaagatgcaaatttattaccaatttgagtaaaaattaagaaatatttcaatCTGTCTTCGAATTGTGTAAAGCAGAGTTTTAGTTTACTTTGAGTGATTTTCCTTTACAACTTGGTTTTGAAAAaaccatttttaaagttttatagaTACGTACAAGCTCTCAATATGCAAGGCCAACAGGTATTATATCACATTTCaagtataatttttcatttcgtaACAAGAAATACATTTTTCCATCAAGGTGGATATTTCGAAAtatctttcaaatattttggaaatgcACAGCTAGCCATCGCAGCTTGTTTATTCACTTGACTTTCATGCCAATGCGtttgaaagtattttaaaagcattttcCAAATGCCATACCTCAATGAATTacgcaaataaacaacaacaaacgcacaTACACCTAATAACGTGCAAGGCACAAatctttttcaatttcattcttttccaatttttgaaacaaaaaacaacaacaaatacacagttgtttgtttattttccaAATGCATTTCTGCATTCGCCAACAAACACGCTGTTGATGCTGTCGAAGGCGGAAAtgtcaattttaatatttgtgctCGTTTGTTGTTGGCGTGTGACCTTTTATTTGGCCAAATGTATTTGAGCATTTTCAAGTGAATTTTTGCTAATTGCAAATTGAATTACGTTGAAGTGGAGTGGAATTCGCACACCGCAAATGGACGTAGcagtgaaaaaagtaaaaagaaaaaaatataaattaagagGAAGCAGCCAGCAGCAGGCGAATTGAatgttaagtaaatatttactgCACTTACTGTTGCATCATAAGTACTGTGTGACgtgaaagaaattatttaaaaatttaacaaaaactatTCGACACACTTGAGTAGACAGCAAATTGGTTTACCAAGCAATGGCGGCAAAGTGCTTGCCAAATATTAGAAATTTCTTGCGATGACAAATTGAGTGGCGAAAATTAGTTTGCGGCGAGAGCTTAATGGAGTGAAAGGGtatcaaatcaaaaatatagcaataactTAGAAATTAAGTAATTTACCTTAATGGGGAATTTGAAATGTAGTCGTAGTTAGAAAGTACTTAAGTCATGACCTTTCGGtattcaaaaatttagtttaatattgaaaactggaaattttttagcaataatatcagcattatataaaatttctggTACCCAAATTTTCgacgtgcatacatatgtatgtacacgtatgtatgttatgtacatactcagtatttaaaaacataaaagcttacttttaaaactaattcaaatgttatttgaaaatcaaattgttagtataaaaaaaaataaaaatatattaaaaaataataatattttaaaacgtaaaacataattttcgggactatttccaaaattttttctcTGACGTTTCTCTATGAAAATCAGTAGACCTGTTCGCACgctatgtatttttatatttgaaaaaagtaacaaatgcTGCACACActgttaaaattttacacacatccgtaaacaaacatgacCGTCCCATGAGCTTTTTCATAGAGCTTATTTGAAACTTATACATTCTGTAAAGTAAAAGTGAACtaataataaacttaattattattattaaaaaaaaagtttaaagattTAGTGAAATAATTTTGGTTTAGTAATATGCCACTggaagtatttatttatactgtCTCTAAACAATATCATACAGGTAGGCAACACAACGTGAAACAActttgcctacaattaggcgcaaCATATCAAAATAATACCCAGAcaaatattacgaaaataatatgaataaataaaagtaaataaagaagTAATAACTACATATATCTATACAGCACTGTCACGTTCAGCCACGTTTAAATCCAGTTGGACAACCCACTCCCTTGCATTCTATTCGTCCCGTAAGATAAGCGTTCAACACTTGCTCAGAATTCGGACGTAGAATCcgcaaatttataataaaatcaagATTTGTTAAAACAAGCGGTATTTTTGTGAGGTTAAGCGTGTAATTATTAACATGCCAAAGGAAATTCTGTAAAGAACAtataaaagagagaaaaaaaacaaatatatacaaaaaaacattttactcACCGGCGCTACTGGACATTTCTTTGGCACATTAGAGTACTTATTCATGGCTTCATGTACaagtttaaacaaattatttcctGTACCCCTTATAAAATCGCCAACTTTATATTTGACATTGAATATATTAAtgggattttgtttttgtgattgcGGCACGCTGACAACAATGACTGTAGTGTCCTCACAAAAATTGTAAGTAGTATGCAGCACCGCGTTAAGGCCAGTTTTATTGGGTTGTGATAAGCTGGCATTGAGATAGCTTATAAAGGCGGCGTTATATTCATATGTTACGGTGTCAAAGATCATCGTGAgcttttcaaatgaaataattttaatgaaactgtGTTTTGTAGTATAGTTTACATGACTTTTGGAATTTTATCTTACCTTTGGTTGGCTGTACGATACACACATAACCAATAAAAAAAGCGACAAAACAGTTCTGTCGAAATCCATTTTCTAACTGATATAAAGAAACGTTGTGTAACTATACTAATATGCGCCTGACGCGTTATACagcatttacaaatatttttttctaattaacggttatcaatttaaattactttttacatatggtatattaattatAGTCATTAActataaagtaattttaattgaCGAGCATAGTTGGATGTGTAAATGGCTTGTAAATTGTGGATGAATAAATTGCTACTGAATGTGATGTATGCTCCGCTCCGCCTTAATTTGAGAGAGGTTTCCGAGCAGCTGTAGCATCAAGGGAACTAAAGAGAGAAACTAAATCACCTAATATGTTAGAAGTGGtccagttaaaaatatataacatatgtaaattaaagcCGTTGGTGACAAGTGGGAGCACTGGCACTTAGCCTATAAAAAAGTAACCCTGAAATAAAGCACTACAGCTGAACATTAAGGCACGGAAATACACCGAGGTGAGTAATTTTAACTTAGTGCACACAAAGTGAGaaagtatatgaaaattttttagacaAGACTCATACAGAAGCCGTCGTTATTTAGATCATACTGATTCATTACAAATATGCTAGCAGATTTCGGCCGTACTTAGCCGGCTCTGTGTACGAAGTAGCGGTTTTACAGTACTCTACCGTTTTTGTCGAGCTGTTGAATATAAAGATACATTTATTGTTGAAATATAGTCGGGAGTTAATTTTAGAAACGGCCActgcattatttttaaattttgcttaacTTGAATTTTCAGTCGAACACGCTTCCCGTGACATTGATGCATTCAATCCGCTCGACTGTGACGAGCATCATACACCAAAAcatgaatattatttaaaagcgtttcaattataattgactacgtttaataaaatactaaatattaataaagtcattaaaaatatatcaaaaaaaaaaaggcttTTAATTTCCCATATATTTTACTCTGAATATTTcagcaatttaataaatatatttatgatcagacGATATCTACGATTTAAACCAATAACGTGGACATGTTTCCTATGAAAACGctgttttttctaattttcatcATTTTGTGGTCATATGCGGCACGAGGACAGGTTCTATAACATATATGCCAATTGTAagaattttgtatacatttttgtcttttttccaATAGCGCGTTTTGACCTGGCAATCACTTACCGCTCGCTACAACCCCGCCTATGTGAAATATGCCGATTTCAACATTACGCAACCGCATAATATGAGTTTCAATGCGGAAGTGAACTTTCTTGCTGAATTACCATGTGAGACCATAATCACTTTGGAGATTAAAGCACCGCAACCGGGCAAGAAAATACTTACGAGCATGCTTAAGCTTAAATATGAACTTCGTGATATACTCCAGGGTGTACgtaataagttttttaaaattctatacGAATCTTTGGAGAAGTACTCGAATTTGCCCAAAAAATGTTCAGTAAAACCGGTGAGTTGAACTTTTATGCTTTACATATATtcctttttaatattgtaaatattacctTTTATTCAACAGAATTTCCTTTGGTACCTACATAATTACTCAGTGCCAATTAGGCAATTTCCAGTTATATTGTCCGAACTGAATTTTCTgaccattttaaaaataactcgaCCTAACAATGATTTTATATTACAGAGTATTTTAAAAGGACGAATAGAATGTAAGGAGCGTAAAAGATTTGATTGTGGTTATGAGGTGAGACGTGGCTGAAGcttctttaaaacaaaatatgtacctatatttaaatatctgaAAGTCATTTACCACAATTAATGTAGAACTATTCTATATGATTTGATAGAAACGTGTGTGGTATAAAATGTGTGGCAAAACtgcatttacattttattttattttttatttcgaaaataaatagtaaatgcAGTTACAGTTGTGAGAGAATATTTCTCCAAacacgaaataaaaattgtctTGTTCTGCAAAATTGCCTACATTTGATACTTTTCGGTTTTCGAAAATCACGTCGTCTCAGTGAACGCAAT encodes:
- the LOC138857643 gene encoding uncharacterized protein, yielding MTAIRTKIYDHNVVEEFNYTLVPFQGHYAISSRVIYKIDINNVLLLLTFDLGRDGQPPYRMLKKKIDMCIFLEGSYKYMPIANTVLKKLKKIKNFPKSCPLKASQPLILESFVVSWQQLPVYLPNMSFTVTAVFSTNGKKFSEIIVNGVTSQN